In one uncultured Methanoregula sp. genomic region, the following are encoded:
- a CDS encoding cobalt-precorrin-5B (C(1))-methyltransferase, which translates to MRDPVTGFDYPATWVSRCPDEKKLLLAAQGLGVLTASGTVLLRGFTTGTTAAAAAKAAVLSLSSPVSSVRVHIPCGLYVDVPVNGRAGSATCEKYAGDYPADVTAGIEFIAAAVPAKNGISLHFGEGIGRFSRDTVRYRKNDPAVSPAAHACIRSAVEEAQRETGLPGVTVSIRIPRGAAVALHTLNPRIGVEEGISVLGTTGLVEPWDDHLTESTITRIAKTKDPVLTTGRVGLRYSRLLFPDRDVILVGGKIGETLAVARGSVVLCGLPALILRHIRPQILEGTGYRTVEELSVSPAFKEIMKRSLADFKIIRPDVRVVLLNRDGTILGETT; encoded by the coding sequence ATGCGGGATCCGGTCACCGGCTTTGATTACCCGGCAACCTGGGTTTCCCGCTGCCCCGATGAGAAGAAGCTCCTGCTGGCAGCACAGGGTCTTGGTGTCCTCACCGCTTCCGGCACGGTTCTTCTCCGGGGCTTCACCACCGGCACTACTGCTGCAGCTGCTGCAAAGGCTGCAGTTCTCTCGCTTTCATCCCCGGTCAGTTCCGTCCGGGTCCATATTCCCTGCGGCCTTTACGTGGACGTACCGGTGAACGGCAGGGCCGGGTCCGCAACCTGCGAGAAATATGCCGGGGATTACCCGGCAGACGTGACTGCCGGCATTGAGTTCATTGCAGCGGCAGTTCCGGCAAAAAATGGGATCTCCCTGCATTTCGGAGAAGGGATCGGCAGGTTCTCCCGGGATACAGTACGGTACCGGAAGAATGATCCGGCCGTGAGCCCGGCTGCACATGCCTGCATCCGGTCAGCGGTTGAAGAAGCACAACGGGAGACGGGTCTTCCGGGCGTGACGGTTTCCATCCGCATCCCACGGGGTGCAGCAGTTGCCCTGCATACCCTGAACCCCCGCATCGGGGTCGAGGAGGGCATCTCCGTGCTTGGCACCACCGGCCTTGTCGAGCCCTGGGACGATCACCTGACCGAGTCCACCATTACCCGGATTGCAAAGACAAAGGACCCGGTCCTTACCACCGGCAGGGTCGGTCTCCGTTACTCACGGCTCCTCTTCCCGGACCGGGACGTGATCCTTGTTGGCGGAAAGATTGGCGAGACGCTCGCCGTTGCCCGGGGCAGCGTGGTGCTCTGCGGGCTTCCCGCGCTGATCCTCCGGCATATCCGCCCGCAGATCCTTGAAGGGACCGGCTACCGGACCGTGGAAGAGCTCTCGGTCTCCCCGGCATTTAAGGAAATCATGAAGAGATCTCTTGCTGACTTTAAGATCATACGGCCGGATGTCCGGGTGGTACTCCTGAACCGTGACGGAACAATACTTGGAGAGACAACATGA
- the cobJ gene encoding precorrin-3B C(17)-methyltransferase, producing the protein MPSHTESKGSLAIVGLGPGRTEYITPRALKAVAGADYVIGNASYLEPLEQIIRGKQVIRSSMGKEVERAKQAIELARSHRVAIVSGGDAGVYGMASIVLEVLEHSGEDIDVEVIPGVTAANAAASRVGSPLSGDFAVISLSDLLTPLEVIEQRLDAVFSVGIPVVLYNPKSRGRPHNFALAIEHARKHLDPATPVAIVKNALREEEEQIITTLGEIEKSEEAVDMHTTVIIGGRESRIWRMKDNVKGIITPRGYHRKYVY; encoded by the coding sequence TTGCCATCGCACACTGAATCCAAGGGATCCCTTGCCATCGTCGGCCTCGGTCCCGGGCGGACGGAATACATCACCCCCCGGGCCCTCAAGGCCGTGGCCGGCGCAGACTACGTGATCGGCAATGCCTCATATCTCGAACCGCTCGAACAGATCATCAGGGGCAAGCAGGTCATCAGGAGCTCGATGGGAAAAGAAGTCGAGCGTGCAAAGCAGGCAATCGAACTTGCCCGTTCGCACCGGGTTGCCATTGTCTCCGGCGGCGATGCCGGGGTTTACGGCATGGCAAGCATAGTCCTCGAGGTTCTCGAACATTCGGGAGAGGATATCGATGTCGAAGTGATCCCGGGCGTTACCGCTGCAAATGCAGCTGCATCCCGGGTCGGCTCCCCCCTTTCCGGTGATTTTGCCGTGATCAGCCTCTCGGACCTCTTAACGCCGCTCGAAGTGATCGAGCAGCGGCTGGACGCCGTCTTCTCGGTCGGGATCCCGGTGGTCCTGTACAATCCCAAGAGCAGGGGCAGGCCGCACAACTTCGCGCTCGCGATCGAGCATGCGAGAAAGCATCTCGATCCCGCAACACCGGTGGCGATCGTGAAAAATGCCCTGCGGGAAGAAGAAGAGCAGATCATAACAACCCTCGGGGAGATCGAGAAATCCGAGGAGGCCGTTGATATGCACACGACGGTTATCATCGGCGGAAGAGAGAGCAGGATCTGGAGGATGAAGGATAATGTCAAAGGAATCATCACGCCACGGGGATACCACCGCAAATACGTATATTGA
- the cbiG gene encoding cobalt-precorrin 5A hydrolase, whose product MTETVVVALKRFLPDAERIAAFLHADVIEYTPSVFPDLFPTARRIVAIMSMGIAVRGIAPLLHDKWTDPAVVVVSPDFRFAIPLIGGHHGANELAKELAGLGLVPVITTATEATGRDSVEGIARRSGCDIINKDSTRAVNAAMLDADVPVHAVKGPGIVIAGPDVSILVMKGEYTVGVGCRKGITAEEVTGAIRTALAESGISQEDVLVYATTAKKLHEAGLAAGVGALSGNLIFLDDDTINAITGTSPSRAGKIGLLGVAEPAALAVSRKKELVMGKKIYGRVTVAIAH is encoded by the coding sequence ATGACTGAGACGGTCGTTGTTGCCCTGAAACGGTTTCTCCCCGATGCAGAACGCATAGCCGCGTTTCTCCATGCTGACGTTATCGAGTATACCCCTTCGGTTTTTCCCGATCTGTTTCCCACGGCCCGGCGCATCGTAGCCATCATGTCGATGGGGATCGCTGTCCGGGGAATCGCCCCGCTCCTGCACGACAAGTGGACCGACCCGGCGGTCGTGGTGGTAAGCCCGGATTTCCGTTTCGCCATCCCGCTCATCGGGGGACACCACGGGGCAAACGAGCTCGCAAAGGAACTAGCGGGGCTTGGGCTTGTCCCGGTCATCACCACGGCAACGGAAGCCACCGGCCGGGATTCGGTCGAGGGAATTGCACGCCGGAGTGGCTGCGATATTATCAATAAGGATTCCACCCGTGCGGTGAATGCTGCGATGCTGGACGCTGATGTCCCTGTGCATGCGGTGAAAGGTCCCGGCATCGTTATCGCCGGCCCGGACGTGTCCATCCTCGTAATGAAAGGGGAATATACGGTCGGGGTCGGCTGCCGGAAAGGGATCACGGCCGAAGAGGTGACCGGTGCGATCCGCACGGCCCTTGCCGAATCGGGCATCTCCCAGGAGGATGTTCTCGTGTACGCCACGACCGCCAAGAAGCTCCACGAAGCCGGGCTTGCCGCCGGGGTCGGGGCCCTCTCTGGCAATTTAATATTCCTTGACGATGATACAATAAACGCTATTACGGGAACATCCCCATCGCGGGCCGGAAAGATCGGCCTTCTGGGGGTTGCCGAACCTGCGGCGCTTGCCGTTTCAAGGAAGAAGGAACTCGTTATGGGAAAGAAAATTTACGGGAGAGTCACGGTTGCCATCGCACACTGA
- a CDS encoding N-acetyltransferase family protein has product MVEFSPVTNTDLTAILGIYNYYTLNSTATFHSGIMSQKDLEEFLFVAVPKYPSFLIKDNNEIIGYCFLTQYKKRQAYDRSAELSIYLKPEFTGKGIGTLALDHLEAAAKKAGIRVLVGTLCGENHASIRLMEKSGYSRCAHLKNIGEKFGKILDVVVYQKEI; this is encoded by the coding sequence ATGGTGGAGTTTTCCCCGGTCACAAACACAGATTTGACCGCGATCCTGGGGATCTATAACTACTATACCCTGAATTCAACCGCAACATTTCACAGCGGGATAATGTCCCAAAAAGATCTGGAAGAATTCCTCTTTGTCGCTGTCCCGAAATATCCATCATTTCTGATAAAGGATAATAACGAGATTATCGGGTATTGTTTTTTAACACAGTATAAAAAGCGCCAGGCATACGATCGGTCTGCCGAATTGAGTATCTACCTCAAACCGGAATTCACGGGCAAAGGTATCGGCACTCTTGCCCTGGACCATCTTGAGGCTGCCGCAAAAAAGGCAGGTATTCGAGTGCTTGTCGGAACCCTTTGCGGGGAAAATCATGCAAGTATCCGGCTGATGGAAAAGTCCGGCTATTCCCGGTGTGCCCACCTCAAAAATATCGGTGAAAAATTCGGAAAAATTCTTGATGTCGTAGTATACCAGAAAGAGATCTGA
- a CDS encoding cobalt-precorrin-4/precorrin-4 C(11)-methyltransferase yields MPGNNPDRVIWFVGAGPGDPELITVKGRALLDRADVLIYAGSLVNPVLVASSSAAEKVDSWGMHLDDMVTLMSDRARRGKTVVRLHSGDPALYGSIVEQIAELKKSGIMVRIVPGVSSVFAAAAALTTEFTPRGVSETLIITRPAGKTLEKDYIAELSRYPATMAFFLGSEHFADITAKLACPEDTPAAVIFHASWPDQKIILGTVADIAKKAGDAGINRSALLIVGKAVSGIASGYQRSHLYS; encoded by the coding sequence ATGCCCGGAAATAATCCTGACAGGGTAATCTGGTTTGTTGGCGCCGGGCCGGGCGACCCCGAGCTCATTACGGTGAAAGGAAGAGCGCTCCTTGACCGTGCGGATGTGCTCATCTATGCCGGTTCACTCGTCAATCCTGTCCTTGTCGCTTCGAGCAGCGCAGCCGAGAAAGTCGACAGCTGGGGCATGCACCTCGACGATATGGTAACTCTCATGTCCGACCGGGCGCGTCGGGGAAAGACGGTTGTCCGGCTTCACTCCGGAGACCCGGCACTCTACGGCTCAATTGTCGAACAGATTGCCGAACTTAAAAAATCCGGCATCATGGTAAGGATCGTGCCGGGCGTCTCATCGGTCTTTGCCGCGGCAGCAGCCCTCACCACCGAGTTCACGCCACGGGGAGTTTCCGAGACCCTCATCATCACGCGGCCCGCAGGAAAAACGCTCGAGAAAGATTACATTGCCGAGCTCTCCCGGTACCCGGCCACGATGGCATTCTTCCTCGGGAGCGAACACTTCGCCGATATCACGGCAAAACTCGCGTGCCCGGAAGATACCCCGGCAGCGGTGATCTTCCATGCTTCCTGGCCCGACCAGAAGATCATCCTCGGTACGGTTGCGGATATCGCAAAGAAAGCCGGCGATGCCGGGATCAACCGCTCCGCCCTCCTCATTGTCGGCAAAGCAGTCAGCGGTATCGCATCCGGCTACCAGCGCTCGCACCTCTACTCATGA
- a CDS encoding cobalt-precorrin-7 (C(5))-methyltransferase — protein sequence MKIIGVGCGPGLISELAIKELKKARIVYGSERAIELARPYLTSTCSVKSIDDFKTLSRLPKESTILSTGDPMLAGLGYLPGEVIPGISSLQVASARLHIPLARISVVVAHGRGHEKGMADTLAEVKRGKIVFLLADPKFDVDELYSRLLGLGEPLQIAVCENLGYPDERIIVGNVQSPPRTSAALYSLMIGEF from the coding sequence ATGAAGATCATCGGCGTAGGGTGTGGCCCGGGGCTCATTTCTGAACTTGCTATTAAGGAACTCAAAAAGGCACGGATTGTGTATGGATCGGAACGGGCCATCGAGCTTGCCCGTCCCTATCTTACATCCACCTGCAGCGTGAAATCGATCGATGATTTCAAGACCTTAAGCCGGCTCCCGAAAGAGTCCACCATCCTCTCCACCGGGGATCCTATGCTCGCAGGTCTCGGGTACCTTCCCGGGGAAGTGATCCCGGGGATCTCCTCCCTCCAGGTTGCCTCTGCCCGCCTCCACATCCCGCTCGCCCGTATTTCGGTAGTGGTAGCTCACGGCAGAGGTCACGAGAAAGGAATGGCAGACACCCTTGCCGAAGTGAAGCGGGGAAAGATCGTCTTCCTCCTTGCCGATCCCAAGTTCGATGTCGATGAACTCTACAGCCGGCTTCTCGGCCTCGGGGAACCCCTGCAGATTGCGGTGTGCGAGAACCTCGGGTATCCTGATGAGCGGATTATTGTCGGGAATGTCCAGTCGCCGCCCCGGACGTCAGCAGCACTCTATTCCCTGATGATAGGGGAATTTTAA
- a CDS encoding peptidylprolyl isomerase produces the protein MAIKEGDFIRLSYTGKVGDNVFDTTQEEEARTAGIHSKNAIYGPVTICVGQKHVILGLDEELVGKKAGEEGTVTVEPAKAFGERDPKKVQSFPKNKFSEKPVRGMPVKIEEMGEGTVVDVIGSRVLVDFNAPLAGQTLTYTYKIEENVSEPLDQFRGLVRLYAGRDMEIAMNDGIVTVTLAPGINYDRRWLLWRGRIIHEGFELINGISEITLVETFKKPEKKEE, from the coding sequence ATGGCAATAAAAGAAGGAGATTTTATCAGGCTGAGCTATACCGGCAAAGTCGGCGACAATGTTTTTGACACCACTCAGGAAGAGGAAGCCAGGACTGCAGGTATTCACAGCAAGAATGCGATCTACGGCCCGGTCACGATCTGTGTCGGCCAGAAGCACGTGATCCTCGGCCTTGACGAGGAACTTGTCGGCAAGAAAGCAGGTGAAGAAGGCACCGTAACCGTTGAGCCTGCAAAGGCATTCGGCGAGCGGGACCCCAAGAAGGTCCAGTCCTTCCCGAAGAACAAGTTCAGCGAGAAACCGGTCCGCGGCATGCCCGTGAAGATCGAGGAGATGGGCGAAGGAACGGTTGTCGATGTCATCGGTTCCCGGGTCCTTGTCGATTTCAATGCCCCGCTCGCAGGACAGACTCTTACCTATACCTATAAGATCGAAGAGAACGTGTCTGAACCCCTCGACCAGTTCCGTGGCCTCGTACGCCTTTATGCAGGGCGGGACATGGAGATTGCCATGAACGATGGCATTGTAACGGTAACCCTTGCCCCGGGCATCAACTATGACCGACGGTGGCTTCTCTGGCGCGGGCGGATCATCCACGAGGGTTTCGAGCTCATCAACGGCATCTCGGAAATAACCCTTGTCGAGACCTTCAAGAAACCCGAGAAGAAAGAAGAATAA
- a CDS encoding cobalt-factor II C(20)-methyltransferase: MLVGLGLGPGNPELLTLRAVRLLREADGVFVPGRIAHDLVIPYRTPVMLDFPMTDDEARIRTCLEENAKKIAPVAAKGLAVFGILGDPNFFSTFSRLCAVIAETHPDIEFRTEPGISSITAFAAAGGVSINEGFSVSDGTVSDTKILMKVRKPKAKAAEMRAEGYREFVLVERMYFPDMKVYRDGDLPDKSDYMSVMYARK; this comes from the coding sequence ATGCTCGTAGGGCTCGGTCTCGGGCCGGGGAACCCGGAACTCCTCACGCTCCGGGCCGTGCGGCTGCTCAGGGAGGCCGACGGGGTTTTTGTTCCGGGCCGTATTGCACACGACCTGGTCATTCCCTACCGCACCCCCGTTATGCTCGACTTCCCGATGACGGACGACGAGGCCCGGATCCGTACGTGCCTTGAAGAGAATGCAAAGAAGATCGCGCCGGTTGCCGCGAAGGGTCTTGCTGTGTTTGGCATCCTCGGGGACCCGAATTTCTTCTCAACATTCTCCAGGCTCTGTGCGGTGATCGCCGAGACGCATCCGGATATAGAATTCCGGACCGAGCCGGGTATCAGTTCCATCACGGCGTTTGCCGCTGCCGGCGGGGTCTCCATCAACGAGGGTTTTTCCGTCTCCGATGGCACGGTCTCGGATACGAAGATCCTCATGAAAGTGAGAAAACCAAAGGCGAAAGCTGCCGAGATGCGGGCCGAAGGCTACCGGGAGTTCGTTCTCGTAGAACGGATGTACTTTCCGGACATGAAAGTGTACCGCGACGGTGATCTTCCCGATAAGAGCGATTACATGAGCGTGATGTATGCCCGGAAATAA
- a CDS encoding precorrin-8X methylmutase, which produces MSKESSRHGDTTANTYIDPGADTKEGYAISKKSRTLAREMVGNNTVEDRVKQRCSVAVGDFSMADLMRFNKNPVKAALDALRNRAPIITDIRMVQVGIQKKGHQSEVLCALDYGSGIAREREITRSSAGFLALQEKLPGSIVVIGNAPSALLSLCGMIRNGVRPAVIIGAPVGFVNAAESKEILRTIDIPSISTEGTRGGTPVAVASINECIAIFIEGSSDAGSGHRL; this is translated from the coding sequence ATGTCAAAGGAATCATCACGCCACGGGGATACCACCGCAAATACGTATATTGATCCGGGTGCCGACACAAAGGAAGGCTACGCGATCTCGAAGAAGTCCCGGACACTCGCACGCGAAATGGTTGGCAACAACACGGTCGAAGACCGGGTAAAACAGCGCTGTTCGGTAGCGGTCGGCGACTTTTCAATGGCGGATCTCATGCGGTTTAACAAGAACCCGGTCAAGGCAGCCCTTGACGCCCTCCGGAACCGTGCCCCGATCATCACGGATATCCGGATGGTACAGGTAGGCATCCAGAAGAAAGGGCACCAGAGCGAGGTGCTCTGTGCCCTGGACTATGGATCCGGTATTGCCCGCGAGCGGGAGATCACCAGGAGTTCTGCCGGCTTCCTTGCCCTGCAGGAGAAACTCCCGGGATCGATCGTGGTCATCGGGAACGCACCGTCTGCCCTTCTCTCCCTCTGCGGGATGATCAGAAACGGCGTCCGTCCGGCAGTGATCATCGGGGCCCCGGTCGGGTTTGTCAATGCCGCGGAATCAAAGGAGATCCTGCGCACGATCGATATCCCCTCGATATCTACCGAGGGGACACGCGGCGGTACGCCGGTTGCCGTTGCTTCAATCAACGAGTGCATCGCAATCTTCATCGAGGGCTCTTCCGATGCGGGATCCGGTCACCGGCTTTGA
- a CDS encoding PEGA domain-containing protein yields MLRTIALFLLVLGIISAGCSSPAHSQTESTPRPTQSSFYQYGNGTFNVNGTLQQVNGTLHIASIPSGADVYIDNEYWCPTNCALPYVIPPGHHTVEIRKNGYESKTYPVTVVKGGMDGITAELVSTQGNLTVTSARATTPP; encoded by the coding sequence ATGCTTCGGACTATCGCTCTCTTCCTCCTCGTGCTCGGTATAATATCAGCGGGATGCAGCAGCCCCGCCCATTCACAGACGGAAAGCACCCCCCGGCCGACACAAAGCTCCTTCTACCAATATGGAAACGGCACCTTCAATGTGAACGGCACTCTCCAGCAGGTGAACGGCACTCTCCATATCGCCTCAATACCATCAGGCGCAGACGTCTATATCGATAATGAATACTGGTGCCCCACAAACTGCGCCCTCCCGTACGTCATCCCGCCCGGCCACCACACGGTGGAGATCCGCAAGAACGGCTATGAATCCAAGACGTACCCCGTCACGGTCGTGAAAGGGGGCATGGACGGGATCACGGCTGAGCTGGTGAGCACGCAGGGCAACCTGACGGTCACTTCTGCGAGGGCAACAACCCCTCCATAA
- a CDS encoding methyltransferase domain-containing protein, with the protein MSEPKLAGGPTQDEIMAVSVAKLNLRSTDTVLEIGCGTGKVSVAMARLSSHVYSIDLRPEAVSLAKETARNAGVDNIGFFNTEATTFLHSDTIYDCAFLGGTKNLLAILPVLAKKVRRTIVINAVLLSTLADAVNALQELGLFVEVVQVQISRSHAIAGSVMFKPIDPVYIIVGRGAACS; encoded by the coding sequence ATGTCCGAACCGAAACTTGCCGGCGGTCCCACCCAGGATGAGATCATGGCAGTCTCCGTTGCAAAACTCAATCTCCGCAGCACGGATACCGTTCTTGAGATCGGCTGCGGGACCGGCAAAGTCTCGGTTGCCATGGCCCGGCTCTCATCACACGTATACTCGATCGACCTGCGCCCGGAAGCCGTTTCCCTTGCAAAGGAAACCGCCCGGAACGCCGGCGTGGACAATATCGGATTTTTCAATACTGAAGCCACGACATTCCTGCACAGCGACACGATCTATGACTGTGCGTTTCTCGGCGGTACAAAGAACCTTCTCGCCATTCTTCCGGTGCTTGCAAAAAAAGTGAGGCGGACGATCGTTATCAACGCGGTGCTCCTCTCAACGCTTGCCGATGCAGTGAATGCCCTGCAGGAGCTCGGGCTCTTTGTCGAGGTTGTGCAGGTGCAGATCTCGCGGTCGCACGCCATTGCGGGAAGCGTCATGTTCAAACCTATCGATCCGGTGTATATCATCGTTGGCCGGGGTGCAGCATGCTCGTAG
- the cyaB gene encoding class IV adenylate cyclase, whose translation MLEVELKVRVPAHDPIRKRLTSQKAVSCGRLHEHDIYYNAPHRDFGKTDEAVRVRYTDDHAVVTYKGPKIKKFGLKAREELNFAVESGTAFETMLVRLGFTKTTEVNKWRENYKLGTASISLDTVDELGTFAEIEVIIEDENSDPSAQIDKIAKEIGAVGDPILASYLELLLEKRGGTGH comes from the coding sequence ATGCTCGAAGTTGAACTCAAAGTCAGGGTCCCGGCGCACGATCCGATCCGAAAACGGCTGACCTCACAAAAAGCTGTATCCTGCGGCAGGCTCCATGAACACGATATCTATTATAACGCCCCCCACCGGGATTTCGGGAAGACCGACGAAGCGGTGAGAGTGCGCTACACCGATGATCATGCAGTTGTCACCTACAAGGGTCCAAAGATCAAAAAGTTCGGGCTCAAGGCCCGCGAAGAACTCAATTTTGCCGTGGAGTCGGGAACAGCATTCGAGACCATGCTCGTGCGGCTGGGATTTACCAAAACAACAGAAGTCAACAAGTGGCGGGAGAACTATAAACTCGGGACGGCCTCCATATCTCTCGACACCGTAGACGAACTGGGCACGTTTGCCGAGATCGAAGTGATCATAGAAGACGAGAATTCTGATCCTTCAGCACAGATAGACAAGATTGCAAAAGAGATCGGGGCTGTCGGCGATCCGATACTCGCGTCCTACCTTGAACTGCTCCTTGAAAAACGGGGCGGAACCGGACACTGA